The segment GGTTCGGGAATTCTTTTATTTCCGAATCCTAATCCCCCCTTTTACTTGATGTAACCGCCTTCCAGATAGGTAGAATATCTTTGAGCAAATTTTCAAACTCTTTAAATGAGAGTTGAGTAGCCGCATCGCATTGGGCTATTTCAGGTTGAGGGTGGACCTCAACGAATATTCCATCGAGTTTACAAGCAATGGCGGCACAGGCCAGGGTATTAACATATTCTTTTGCTCCACCTTTCTCAAGGTCAGCGGATGGCACACCATATTTTCGGATTGAATGACCCGCATCAAAAAACACAGGATAACCAAAAGATTTGAGTATAAAAAAAGACCTCGGGTCAACTACAAGGTCTCTATAACCAAAACAACTTCCTCTTTCAGTAATCATAATTTTATTGTTGCCAGTGCTTTCAATTTTTTTCACAATTTTACCTACATCTTCAGGATGGAGAAATTGTCCTTTTTTGATATTAACTGGTTTGCCCACACTGGCGATTTTTAAAACAAGCTCGGTTTGCATACAAAGATAAGCAGGTATCTGAAGAATATCCACTACATCGACTATTTCGCTGTCAATCTCATAAAGATTATGAAAATCGGTGATTAAACTTACTCCATATTTTTCTTTTAAATATTTAAATATCTTGATACTTTCTTCTAAATCAGGACCTGTATAATAATTATAACTTGAGCGATTATCTTTTTTAAACGAACTTTTGTAGATAATTTCAAAATCGTATTCTTTTGAGAAATCTATTAATGCTTCGATCGTCTTTACCGAAGTATCAAGATTTTCCAGGATACAGTTACCGGCAATTATTTTTAACTTTTTCATTTAATTCCCTTTTAATTTGGTAAATGGTAATTGGTGAATGGTAATTAGTTACCATTTACTTGCTTTTAATTTCGTGAAATTCTA is part of the bacterium genome and harbors:
- the kdsA gene encoding 3-deoxy-8-phosphooctulonate synthase; protein product: MKKLKIIAGNCILENLDTSVKTIEALIDFSKEYDFEIIYKSSFKKDNRSSYNYYTGPDLEESIKIFKYLKEKYGVSLITDFHNLYEIDSEIVDVVDILQIPAYLCMQTELVLKIASVGKPVNIKKGQFLHPEDVGKIVKKIESTGNNKIMITERGSCFGYRDLVVDPRSFFILKSFGYPVFFDAGHSIRKYGVPSADLEKGGAKEYVNTLACAAIACKLDGIFVEVHPQPEIAQCDAATQLSFKEFENLLKDILPIWKAVTSSKRGD